From a region of the Poecile atricapillus isolate bPoeAtr1 chromosome 4, bPoeAtr1.hap1, whole genome shotgun sequence genome:
- the PAQR3 gene encoding progestin and adipoQ receptor family member 3, with protein MHQKLLRSAHYIELGSYQYWPVLVPRGIRLYTYEQIPVFLKDNPYITDGYRAYLPSRLCIKSLFILSNETVNIWSHLLGFLLFFTLGIYDLTAVLPAAGASREDFVICSVCLFCFQVCMLCSVGYHLFCCHRSEKTSRRWMALDYAGISIGILGCYVSGVFYAFYCSNYWRQVYLITVLAMILAVFFAQIHPSYLTQQWHRLRSVIFCSVSGYGIIPTLHWVWLNGGVGASIVQEFAPRVFVMYFIAAVAFLFYISKVPERYFPGQLNYLGSSHQVWHILAVVMLYWWHQSTVYIMQYRHSKPCPEYSADL; from the exons ATGCACCAGAAGCTGCTGCGCAGCGCGCACTACATCGAGCTGGGCAGCTACCAGTACTGGCCGGTGCTGGTGCCCCGCGGCATCCGGCTCTACACGTACGAGCAGATCCCGGTGTTCCTGAAGGACAACCCCTACATCACCGATGGATACCGCGCCTACCTGCCCTCCCGCCTCTGTATCAAGAG CCTCTTCATCCTCTCCAACGAGACCGTCAACATCTGGAGCCACCTGCTCGGCTTCCTGCTCTTCTTCACGCTGGGCATCTACGACCTGACGGCCGTGCTGCCGGCGGCCGGCGCCTCCCGCGAGGACTTCGTCATCTGCTCCGTCTGCCTCTTCTGCTTCCAG GTGTGTATGCTTTGCTCAGTAGGATATCACCTGTTCTGCTGTCACCGCTCCGAGAAGACCAGCCGGCGCTGGATGGCACTGGATTACGCGGGAATTTCCATCGGGATCCTGGGCTGCTACGTGTCAGGCGTGTTCTATGCCTTCTACTGCAGTAAC TACTGGCGCCAGGTGTATTTGATCACTGTGCTGGCCATGATCCTGGCAGTGTTTTTTGCTCAGATCCACCCCAGTTACCTCACACAGCAGTGGCACAGGCTGCGCTCCGTCATCTTTTGCTCCGTGTCTGGCTACGGAATCATTCCCACCCTCCACTGGGTTTGGCTCAATGGCGGCGTCGGTGCATCCATTgtacag gagTTTGCTCCGCGGGTATTTGTCATGTACTTCATCGCTGCTGTAGCTTTTCTCTTCTATATTTCCAAAGTTCCAGAAAGATACTTCCCAG gccagctgaactACCTCGGCTCGAGCCACCAAGTGTGGCACATCCTGGCAGTGGTGATGCTCTACTGGTGGCACCAGTCCACAGTGTACATCATGCAGTACCGACACAGCAAGCCCTGCCCCGAGTACAGCGCGGACTTGTGA